CTCCTCACAGCCCTCTCCAACGGGTCTCCCTCTGTCCTTTCTCTAAACACCAGACTCCTAAgtttactgaagaaaaataagctCATTAATCCAGACTCAGCCtaacatagcaaaagaaacaagaCATAGTCTGATGGTGAAAACCCTGGATTTGGAGGTAAGTTCTACTGGCCCTGTTCTTTAACAAAAGTTTAGTCTATGCTTTAGACTCTAAAACAAGTaccttaaaatgtatttctttcctctgtcctgaccttttcctcctttttgatgttaagctttttttctgtattataatCACCAAAACTTTTATTGACAGCAATCTGTTTATATCCTGAGCACATGTTGTGGTCTGAGCTCTGAGAAAAGTGTTAGAGAGACTCAAACGAGAGACAAATGTGTCCCTACTTAGTGCTATTTAGAGGAGAAAGAAGCAGGTGTGGGCTTAGACATCAGGGTACATGGAGGAAGGAGAGCATCTAAAGTCTGAGAAGATGGGTGAGGATGAGAAGAGGAGCTTTTGCCCAATCTAAGCAGCTTCCCTGGTGTTGCCCAGACTACTCATCGTAGATGCTGTTCTACTTTATAATCAGGATACCCCAATCTTCCGCTTTTCGAGAAAGCCCCTTGAGAGTAGGAACTGTGTCTCATTCACCATTACTCTTAGCTTTTAGCATAGCACCTGGCATACAGTAGTATTATAGGCTGAATGAACCTATGCATGTGTGAATTAATGAACTGGCAGGGTGCGGGAAGGAATGGCCACGTCCTAAGTTCCAAAATCCTCTCCAGACCTCTGAGCAGCCTCTTTGGGAGCCTTTAAGAACAGTAAAAGAGGCTTTTTTATTGGGTCAATAATGCCTTATATATGTAGGCtgccttttttttcccaaagagttGTTCTTACCCATCTCACTTGATCGTCACACAAATGTGACTGGGAGCTGTGTTGGGGGAGCCTATTGTATTGCATCACTTTTATTgacaaggaggctgaggctcagaggaatGACTACCCTCAATCCTTCTGTGTTACTCTGGAAACTCATTTAACAATAGTGTGATTTCATCTGACTAGGCACCTGTGGTTTCAGAAATACACAGGTTCAACCACTGATCTCCGATTAAAAGCCAGGGGTCAGTATCTCAGTCTTCCATTGATCAGGTTAGTTGTGATGCCTTATTGTCTCTAGACCATAAAGAAGATGGAGAGGCACATGGTCAGGGAACAATTGTATAGGCACTTTGATTTGGAGAGGAAGAATGTCAAGCTGGCTGAAGCCAGACTGGACCAAAGGCTGCAGAAACTGGAGGATATCTGCCTCTACCATGTGAAATTGCTGACCTGGGAGCAGAGGCAGCTCCAAAAAGAACTGCAGAAGTTGCAGCAAGGTAAGAGTTTCAGGACTGGAGAGGATGATGCCCCAGAGGCACAGCAGGGCAGTGGCCCATCACTCCGCTGAGGCCCTTTCAGAGCCCTGAGTGCCAAGACAGCAAGAGCTTCTGATCAGAGCCTGGATTTTAGGCTGTCTAGCCTTCCTTGTCCCCCCCCGTCGATTGCATAGCTCCCCCAGCAGCCTACTGGTAAGCCTTCTTGAGCTAACATTTCTCAGGCTTGCAGTCACTGCCATCTTTCAAGTTAGCTCTTTCTTGCTTAAATCcattgttttctacttttaaattttatttttcatttttattttctttcattatctgGGCTGATTTGGCTTCACCGATTTTTTGATATCCAATCTTTCTCTTTTGGATCTAACAACAatttattgagcagttactaATGTGCAAGTCGCTGTCCTAGCCCACTttatgaaagtttaaaaagaaaggaaagaaaaatgtctctGGAATTAGTACCTCAGCTTCCTCCAATGTCAAATAAAAGTATTTCCTACCTTATGAAGTTATTTGAGGATTCAGTGAGCACTTGGATAAAGTAAGTGCTATATAAGTGCACACTcttatcaattaaaaattgttACACAATTGAAACCCTTCTactgtttttgttgaaaattgtCGCAGTTGTACAGTCTGTAGAAACTTTCCTTTGTTCCTcattaaaatattagattttaatattacttaaaaattCAGCACAGGAAAGAAATATCTTGGCTCTTGAAGACTACATCCTTTCTTACTGAAGGCAAGTGCCAGAAACTCAGGAGTCCTGAAATGGACAGAGCATGTTCAAGAGGAAGGACAGTGctataaatgatataaaatatttcaggtcAACAGAgcttatacatgacataaatgccAAGAGTAATAGCCAAATGTCGAGCCTGGGAATTCTTTCTAACCTCCAGCTTTGGGGTTGAAAGATACTCTGAGCAACTAACTGAACTCCTCTGCTTTCAATTTCCCTGTCTGCAATAAATGCTTAAACCAACCTAGAATTTGAGCTCACATACTGGAAAAGGGTCTTATAAGCCATTTGGTTGATTCCCACTCTTATTCAAAAAGGACaccgaagatcagatggctactCTCAGGAGGGTGTACAAAGGCCGTGGCCCCTAGTAAGTGGCTGTCCTTGCTGAGTAGAGAGTTGGATTGGAAACAGTATGAATCAGGAGGTAGAAAAACTTTGATTCATGTTGCTTCTGCCTCCATATCCTTTGGAAAGTCATATTCTCTCTAAGCCTCGGACTTCTTGACAGTAAAATTGGGGATACAGGAAGGAAGCAATATGTATTAAGTCTCAATATTcttaggcactgtgctaggcaatAGTTTTCCATGATGtcatttaaatgaaattgttATTGAGATTCAATTCTATGCCAGTGAGTGGATTATTTAAGATGCATATTGCCAGTCCTTTGAGTCAGCAGGTTAGAAATTAGGCTTAAAAATCCACATTTTTAACTAAGATGATACTAAGGCAGATTATTCTGGGACAGGTGTTTTTCAGACCAGACTTTTGCAAAACAGCTACTCAGGTAGAGTCTGGAATGCAAATATGAAAAACCATGGTCTCTGCCCTCAAAGTACTCATATTTAAATTGGAGAGTAGTTCTGCTTATAAAAAATGATTATCAAAACTGCTAATTGAGTTCTTTGCAAGTAGGGGCAGGAACATAAAAAGGTTCCTGTGTCTATCAAAGGGCTTTAGCTAAGATTTCCCAAAAGACACAGTGTGTGAGCAGAAtctcagaggaggaggagaatgggGAAAGGGTAGGAAGTTTGTCAGGAGGACGTATGGAATGGGGCCACTCCCGGCAGAAGGAATAGTATGTACAAAGGCACATAAATGAGCACTGCTTGCCTCAAATAGCTCAGTACTTCAGGCATGTGACATGGAAGTGGGGAAGAGGAGAACGTGTAGGTGCAGTTTTCAGAGACAACGCTAAGTAGCCAATGTCTCCAATCCAATCCAATCATGAATGACTTCACAGGTCTAGCAAAAGAGTTGAGAGTTCACCCTGTAGGGTTTGAGACTGGTGAAAATTACATGCTCAAATGTTAAAAAGATCATTCTGGGTGCAAAGTTTAAGGTAAAATAGACCTCAGGCTATAGTCAGAGTAGACCTGATAGAATTACAAAGTTCAGGCCATGGTTTCAAGGCCTAAACTAGGGCATTGGTCAggtgaagaaaatgagaagatgaGCATCTCAAGATATTTAGAAAGTAGAATTGTTGGAGCTTTAAGACTTAATATATGTCCAAGGATAAAGAAAACCAGAATCCAAAGTATATTGCCTGGCACAAAGTGGGTGCTCAAATGAGCTTGTCAAATCTGGTAACTGGGTGGGTAGAAGTACCATACCTTCACAGAGAGAACATTGGAGAAACATCAAGTTTCAAAGAAAAGATATGTTCATTTCTCAACCTATTGTCCCTGTAGGTCTAAACTTCAGAAGACAGACCTTACTGGGAGAAGTAGCTCAAAATCCCTCAGTTTATATGGAATAGGTGAAGTTCTTACATGTAAGAGACCCCTACAAAAGACCCCAAGGAGAAAACAAAGGAGGAGAGGCTCACAAACACTCTTCCTTGTTCTGATCGCTTCACAAAGAAGCGATCATATGAAAGAGTATTAGGAGTTCAATGTGAATTCTAGGTTCCCTATTTGGTCATATTCCCTCTGCTTGGTGCCTATTAACAGAACAGTAGATTTAAAGAATTCTCTCCCATGAGCAAAACTAGTCCAAGACTTTCAATTCTAAATGACCAGTTCATGAGATGTCTTAAAAACTAATTGAGTTCTCCATAGCAGCTATGTCTGCAAGATGCTAAAACATCAACTCAACAAGTGAAAAGTCCACTTAGTCATGGCTGGCAGTTGCAAACTCACAGTTGGATAGGAGGTCACATAATTGCAGTGAGGGAGACAATCCACTCACACCcagtcattttgtttttgaaaacattGTGGTTGCCAAGTAAAATGTTCAAAGGAAACCTCCACGGGCTTAGCCAGTTTAAACCTCTGATCTTAGTGTTTCTAAATCCTCTTTAACATATACTAGGTAAACACtggaaaactgctttaaatttttcctttcccATCTATCACACCAGATGAACCTAATGTGTAATATACACCAAGGTTTATACACATTGGTTTTCTGAAAGCCCAGTTTGcagaattctttttcttcttcttatgttggttttctagggctgccataacaaagaacTACAAACTGGGTgccctaaacaacagaaatgtattgccttACAATTCTAGAGTCTGGAAATTCAAAATCAATATGTCAGACATGTTGGTTCCTTCTGAAAACTGTGAGGGAAGGCTCTTtgcaggcctctctccttggcttatagatggttgtcttctccctgtgtctcttagTGCTCTccctgtatgtgtctgtgtgttctaaGTTCCTttccttataaggacaccagtaaTATAGGATCaggacccaccctaatgacctcattttaattttgttatctcTGTAAGAtcttatctccaaataaggtcccgctctgaggtactgagggttaggacttgaAAGTAAAAAGTTTAAGGACACAATCCAACTCATAACACTTCTTAATTAACTCAAGCAAAAACCATGAAGAAAAAGTTCTCCTCTTATTTGGGGAATGGAATTCAGAAGAGACCAGATGATGTTCTCATGTTCTCACCACAAGGAGGGCAGAAGCACAGAGCCCCACAGGCTAAGAAAATGAGGTAAGAACTTGATTACTAAACTCATGGGTATGACATTAAGTCCCTCTTCCCAACTGACCTCTTTAAACTGTTCCTGAAGAAATGCTCCGTTCCCCTTCTTAAGTGAGACATTTTCCCTACATTGTTACCATTCAGTTTCACCCTCCACCCCATTCCCACCTATATTACCTTGGCTGATACTGAAGAGGACTACATTCTAGTAAGTTGAAAGATCTAAAGAAGAGCTTCTTTATTGGTTTTCAGAGATCTTTCTTTATCTCCTTTCTCAGAGCATTGGCAACCCGTATGACCCAAGACACATACAAAAGCAAGTCCCAGCTGCCTCCTTCACATGATCCTGGCCTCAAAGACTCCATGAAGAGCAAAGAGCAGCCACTCTCTCAAAATAACAGAACTGCCTGCTTCATGAAAGAGCAACCACAAGCCCAAGAGAAAGATTCTGTGAATCCACCTAAGGACGTAGACTCCAGTAAGGGCATCTCTGTTCTATGCCACAATCAAGAGGTTTCCACCAACACCATAGAACAAGGTCCTAGTTCCAGCCCAGCTCATAACAGTGGAATGGCACATGCTGATAAGACCAGATCAAAAGATATTGCTCTAAAGCCAGATGGGAACACTGGAAAACAAATTCCTCCAAATCACATGGAACGTGCAGGAAGCTTCGAAGGCGAGTTCACAAAGCCAGCCTTCTTAGAGTTGCTTTCAAAGGCCAGAAATGTGCATTATCTCCGGCACAGGGTCCCCCCTGAGTCTGAGAGGTTGCTTAGCATTGGGGAGGTATTTGGGCATGGGGAATCCCTGGAAGGCAGGCGAGGAGTGTGAAAATAGAGTGCCTTCTAAGTTTCTTCCTCTCTAACCATTTAACATAGCCTGATAATAACATATTCCATTATTGCTAAGGAAATGTGCTCCTCAAATGGCTATATTAAGCAatacagagaaagacaaacaaacataattgaattacaattttattttaaacttcctATTATTTTCCGGGAAtataatatttcttgaatgaacaATGCTAATATATGAAAAAGGAGGGGAGGAATGAATCTTCTGAAAGTGCTTTTTAAGGGATGTGTTTATGATGTTATcaacaatatgaatatatattgatGACTGGACTTGGGAAAACAGTAAGTAGTCTTGCTTTCAGGGTCTTCCTGTTTCTTCTAGGAGATTCTCATGGTGCCACCTGCTGGCAAAACGGCGTAGCTATTCTCTTTGTTTTAGTTTGATATACAGCAGTGGTAGGAATAGGAATGCGATTGTAAACATGTACTGTAACATGGTCTGTAAAGAAAACCTGCTCTTTAACCACACCCATGTGCTCTCTTTGGAagccctttcctcctttcctttatttACAGATAGCTCCATTTTAGTTTTCACCTTCCCACTTTCAACCTGCTCATATCAAATTTTTTGAATCCTGTTGAAAGAATAATGGACAATCTTTTCCCTCTCTTATCTTTTAGAATCAAAggatttaaaaaacttttaatcaTCTCCCAACATGCTGTCAAATGCACAGCAAACTCTATCAAAATGATTTCACTGTAAAATGAGAGGTACTAACATTGTTAACAAGTTATTGTTTCAAGTAGGCCTCTATGACTTGGGCTACATTGTAAAAGAATCGATTAGATTTTGTTTCCCATTCAAGGGATCCAAATATCACACTAAAAATAAGTAGTATCATAAGTCATCAGAAAACAATAGCTTTTTGTTAACGCATTTAAACTTATTGTCTACCTAATGAAGTGTAGAATAAAATCATCACCACTTTTTATCTATACTGACTTTATTAGGAAAATCATCTTGCACCATAGGTCTCAAAGAAATCATGCCTGTATGGTGGATAAATTCAAATCTTCAGCCCAATAACAAACTTTAATTCCAGAAGTATAAACTTGGGGGCCTATTTCATATCTGGCATCCATACTTGATGTAACCCAGCCTGGGATATTTTGATGAAACAAGGTTATTTAGCTCAGAAATGATAAAGGACCCCAACCTACTAATATAACAAAGGGCCTGCAATGAAGattaattcatatttaatttatagttcattaaatataaatttgaagtacatttagtttgaaaacatttcatttaattcagATTTAGAATTCCTTgtgtttaaaaatagtaattcctAATAGCTCCTATTTTTCAATACCTCCCCCCATCCTGACATATTCCACACAGCATGCCAACTGATCCTCAAAACAATGCTgcaaaatagttttctttatccctattttacagataaggaaattgagggaAGAGTGGTGGCAACTTGCTAATAGATGGCAGTCTAGCATTTGATCTCTCTTCTACTCAATTTCCTTGCTCACACTCTTTCATTACATCACACTACCACCTATCTGAAGCCAAAAGCTTAGATCAAACATGTGAGAGTCAGTTTCATTAGCCCAGCCTCTGGCCTTCAATGGGGAGACAATACTTTATAGTGAAAAGAACACAAGAAATCTGCTACTTCCAAGATTTTCTTCCATGAAGCAAAGCAGCAGAGGAAGGTAGGCCATAGGTGACAGAACTGATTCACAAAAACTTAACTTATTTGCACCAGCCATGCTTGGGCCAGCAGGAATAGGCATACAACAATTAGAGAACCCCTTTGTAAACTGCAGAAGCTCTTTCCTAaaagttctttcttcttctatgcAAGCCTTGCCTGTCGTCATCACAATTCTCCCTCAAGGCTGAGTCCTGAGTGAATGGTTTTGTCATTACTAAGTGGGTCTTTCACTGTACACGCCATCACAGGGGGAAGGGGCCGTCACAAGGCAGAAGGGAGCCAGCCTCAGCCAGACCTCTGTTCCACTTGGTTCCACGCCCTCTGCTCCAAGCCCACCTCACTCCTGCCATCTATAGAAGTGAACATTCTGCATGTTCCTCCTTGCTGTCTTGCTTGTGTCTTCATATGCATCTGACAGACCCAGATCTGTCTGCACTTTTCAAATCAATATTTTAGTACATCCTGTTTTAAATAGTCCATGCATTGCcacaaattatacatttaaaaatcttctaaCCACCTAGATTTTATCTTCTTATTTAGTCTAATACATTTTCCCTCTTCAATACAATGGATGTAATACTCTGATTAGTACAACTTAACACAATCAAAGAGAACGCTGCTGCATGGAGCCTTTCTTGCATAACTCATTAAATTCTAAAGAACAGTTTAAATCCTTAATCCTCACGCGGCACATGGTGCTCTAGGATGGCTTGCTCTCGACTAGGCACAGTCACTGTGCTTataccagtggttctcagctaGGAGCAAATGTGTCCCCTGCCCCCAAAAAACATCTAGCACTGTCcagtggtatttctggttgtcacaactgaggTGAGGGGGCTGCTACTGGAGTCTAATAGGTAGGGACCATAAATTCAGTAATACATGGAGCAGCCCTCTGAAACAAAGAATTAACAAGCACAAAACATCAATAGTGCCAAGATTGGAAACTCCACCCTGTACCATTACATTAAATATTCACAAAACCTTCTGAGATAGAAAATCAGGGAGATACTTgctgccattttacagataaagaaattgaggctcatgGTAAGTAAAATAGCTTTCTCCATACCAGAATGTGGATGAGGAATGAAGACCAGGATACTCTTTTCCCATACTCTCCTCTCAAAGAAGATGGGGAATGACACGTGTCCGATGGCTCCTGCCCTCATTTTCAGTTAAGAAATGCTTTCAACCctacaaatacaaatttttaacatTCAAATTAGTGACAAATGGTTAAAAGGGATAATTTATACTTCAATTCtgaggaaacatttttattacattcattcattcattcattcattcattcagaggtGTACTGGGGACAGATAATCCCTTTCCCATTTCCTCCCCCATGAGGAAGAAGGAGCTTTTGCCTTGTTGCCTTAACTCATTCAATGGGAAGAGATTCCATTTCTCACCTAGAGGCAGAGGCAGTTGGAAACTCCCAGAGGTAGAGACTCAGCCTCTCACTCAGGGTCCCCAGGTTCTGGAGGCTACTGAAGAGCACCCTGAAGGATCTCACAATCCTCATTGTGGGAGGAAGGTTGGGTAAGTTGTTACCAGGAACACTGGAGGGACCAGCTCCTCTCAAGGTGAAATGAGCCTTGAAGGAAGGGCAGAGGAAATCACTCTTGGGCAAGTGTTTTGCCCTCACACCAAGAGTACCAGGGAAGGAGAGGGCACCAGTCCAAACAGATGTCAGCAGCCCTACCTCACCATTGACAGCCAGAATAGCAAGcaaccattgcaaaaaaaaagggggtggggggaggagccAGAGGTGTGTGAACAATTGCATGAACCAACTCATTCCCTCACCTCCGTCCACACCTACTGGATCAGGCATTCAAGCACTGAAGACACAAGAAGGGAGAGCGGGCAGCCAGGTCCTCCTCTTCTGCCTGAGGCCACTGCAGTAGAACAGAAGTTCCACCAGGTGGGGAAGGAAGACTGTAAACTGGACAAGAACCATAAGTAATAATAACCTAAATGCAGTTAAATGAATATCTACTGGCAATAAAACTTTTAGAACAGAAGTGCATGGAAGTTACCAGATCAGACTGAAGTAATATTAAGCAAAGTTGGTCACAGTTATTGGGGGTAAGAAAAGATAACCATTCCATGTTTATACCTCACCAAACTGAGATTTCTCAACCTAACCTATATAAAGATGCATTGCACTGAATTACACTGACTATGCGAAACACAGGTCTTTATTATATGGTCCTCATCTCAAATGTGGCTTGGGGCATGTGTGGCCCCCTTAagatttataggaaaaaaatgttttacataattaCGCATAATGCAAACTATCCCCTAACTTTTCCACCTTTCCACCACTATTGTGAATATGTTGCTGCTCTATGTCCTAATAATAGGCatcattaaaaattgtaaatgaaatttaatGTAATTAGTTAAATTGTTTTGAACTACTCAAGTGTAATCCCATTGAACTGGTTGCATGAAACTGGGCAATGAGAAAACCTTCCTGGTAAAAGgaaaacacacataaatacacgTACAAAGACTCCAAATACACATAGCACATTTTGGTTAGAATCAAACTGAATACTTGCATGGACCCTTTCAactcaaaattattaataaaaagaaatcttagtttaaaaatgtgtgataCACAAAATGTATGCATGCTACATATAAAGATGTCAATGCAATTCACAACTGGAAAATTTTTTGACACTCTGAGGACTATTTGTTCATAGTGAGGTGGAAGAAATGAGGCAAACAGCATAGACCAAGGGTTCAAAACTAAAGGACAAGTGCTAGGATTGCCAAACCAAGTGACTGATTCAGCTGTGGAGAGAGCAACAGAAAGTGAGCAAGCATCTGCCTGCATCACTGAGACCTCAGCCTACTTTCCTCCTGGCTTCCCCTGGAGCTCCAGCAAGTAGGATTGTATGAGCAGAATAATAGTGATGGTagtaattattttgatattattaaatgaaagagcAGATACAATTTTACATAAGAGGTATAAGAATTCATATTTGAATGATATGTTTTCTTAGAGGattttcctctcattttccttGGGGagtacacactcacacagacactgAGACCCAtaacactctttttaaaaatggccatAAAACAAGGTGCCCCCAAGGACTCAGATGGCAGTTCACTACAAGCACTCATACCCGCAGTATGCTAGCTATCAGTATGCTGGAGGGAGGTGATCATGTTTCAGGGAACTAAGGGTGAATGGCAGCCCTAATACACTTTTTTAAGTCCCAGCAAATTTTGGTAAAAACGTTTGGCAGTGTCTTTATCCAGGTCTGTCTgaaaaatacaagcaaaataaagtataaattggtgtgatggttaatactaggtgtcaacttgactggattaagggagTCAacgtattgatcctgggtgtgtctgtgagggtgttgccaaaggagattaacatttgagtcaatggactgggaaggcagacccaccctccatctgggtgggcaccatctaatcagctgccagcacagctagaatataaagcaagcagaaaaatgtgaaaagactagactggccaagcCTCCCaggctacatctttctcccgtgctggaggcttcctgtcctcaaacatcggactccaagttgtTCAGGTTTGGGattcagactggctctccttgctcctcagcctgcggATGACCTATTACGGGATCTCGTGATTGTgtaattaatacttaataaactcccctatatacatctattatggggatatatacatatatgcatatatatgtatatcctattagttccGTCCCTCTAGATAGCCCCGACTAATACACTTGGgtcccaaaataaagaaaactaaaattaattaaGTTTGGACTAAAAATGACATTTGGCATAGTCTATAGGAAGAGAATTCAAAATCTGGACAGAAAGAGATCAGCAAGATAGGGCAATTCTAGGAATCACAAGGAACTTAAGAACATGGTATCTTGTGGTTCTAACTCCATCCCTAACTAAAACAAGTGAGACTTCTCTTCAACAGAAAAGCTGGCAGATCTGAGTTTTGCTGCCcccaaatatctttgtttctGCAGCAGAAGTACTAACAACTGGTGTCAtgaccaaacagaaaaaaaaaaggctttgtatTAAAACCTTGACAGGGACCTCAATTCTAAAATCAAGACTTTTCCTTAATTATCCAAGCAGCAGTAAGATAAGAGGCTTTTTCTTATAACAACTGATTCCCAAGGGTCATTCTTTCATTATAGAAAACCTATACcgactttccttttgcctcataGCTAACTCTCCAGGGATGGAAAATAATTCACACTCAGGAGAATGTACTTTGGCTTAGGGTAATCTACAACTTACCCATACTTTGCCATTTAATCCTAAATATcactaaaaaaattaacaaaactataTTTAGTAACAGAAATAACTATCTTATTTATACTAGTCGTTTTAGGGTTTTTCCATAGGATATTGGAATTGGTGGAATTTTGGGGGTTAACTAGCTTAACCCCAGTTCACAGGTATGAAGTGACTTcttcaaaacaaaccaaaatgaacACTTTCCCACCAAAGAACGTTAGTTTAGAATGGAAAGTTCGTTCACCCTGTGTAAACCAATGCTGCCCCCTAGTGGCGA
The Rhinopithecus roxellana isolate Shanxi Qingling unplaced genomic scaffold, ASM756505v1 contig4066, whole genome shotgun sequence DNA segment above includes these coding regions:
- the LOC115895972 gene encoding coiled-coil domain-containing protein 190, with product MERHMVREQLYRHFDLERKNVKLAEARLDQRLQKLEDICLYHVKLLTWEQRQLQKELQKLQQAKTMKKKFSSYLGNGIQKRPDDVLMFSPQGGQKHRAPQAKKMRALATRMTQDTYKSKSQLPPSHDPGLKDSMKSKEQPLSQNNRTACFMKEQPQAQEKDSVNPPKDVDSSKGISVLCHNQEVSTNTIEQGPSSSPAHNSGMAHADKTRSKDIALKPDGNTGKQIPPNHMERAGSFEGEFTKPAFLELLSKARNVHYLRHRVPPESERLLSIGEVFGHGESLEGRRGV